In one Helicoverpa zea isolate HzStark_Cry1AcR chromosome 5, ilHelZeax1.1, whole genome shotgun sequence genomic region, the following are encoded:
- the LOC124630174 gene encoding formylglycine-generating enzyme, giving the protein MIFIILICVLQPVITSKESGCGCNLNRAEDAQIASESIFNHLDSDADQCSRCQDGGDDCSTIEKKTTSESMIFVPTDEYQVGTDDIAIESDQEGPKRLVKLDGFYLDKYEVSNEAFAHFVDKTNYKTEAEQFGDSFVFAAFLNSTFKEQLKDYRAVQAVWWYKVQGADWRHPFGPDSDIKESMDHPVSHVSWNDAKAYCKWKGGRLPSEAEWEAACRGGHRDTKYPWGDKLFPDRKHMANIWQGTFPTHNSAKDGYEGTCPVDMFPPNDFGLYNMAGNVWEWTEDSWAGKNPKEKVKKGGSYLCHLSYCYRYRCSSRSHNTEDSSAGNLGFRCAKSAK; this is encoded by the exons atgatatttattatattaatctgTGTTCTACAACCTGTTATAACATCTAAGGAATCGGGCTGTGGTTGTAACCTTAATCGTGCCGAGGATGCGCAGATCGCTTCAGAAAGTATTTTTAACCATCTGGATAGCGATGCAGATCAGTGTTCTAGATGCCAGGATGGTGGTGATGACTGTAGCACAATAGAGAAAAAAACTACATCAGAATCAATGATATTTGTGCCCACTGATGAATATCAAGTTGGCACAGATGATATAGCAATAGAAAGTGACCAAGAAGGTCCTAAAAGATTGGTTAAACTTGACggtttttatttagataaatatgAAGTCTCAAATGAGGCTTTTGCTCATTTTGTAGATAAGACTAATTATAAGACTGAAGCCGAACAGTTTGGAGATAGTTTTGTGTTCGCAGCATTTCTTAATAGTACATTTAAAGAACAATTGAAAGATTATCGTGCTGTACAGGCAGTCTGGTGGTATAAAGTGCAGGGTGCTGACTGGAGACATCCATTTGGACCAGATTCAGATATAAAAG aatcaaTGGATCACCCTGTTAGTCATGTGTCATGGAATGATGCAAAAGCATACTGCAAATGGAAAGGGGGCAGATTGCCTTCAGAAGCAGAATGGGAAGCAGCCTGCCGAGGTGGCCATAGAGATACAAAGTACCCATGGGGAGACAAACTTTTCCCTGATCGAAAACATAT GGCTAATATATGGCAAGGCACTTTTCCGACACACAATTCAGCCAAAGATGGTTATGAAGGTACTTGCCCGGTAGACATGTTTCCTCCAAATGATTTTGGCCTATACAACATGGCTGGCAATGTGTGGGAATGGACTGAAGATTCCTGGGCTGgaaaaaat cctaaagaaaaggtgaagaaaGGTGGTTCTTACCTGTGCCACCTATCCTACTGTTACCGCTATAGATGCTCTTCAAGGTCTCATAACACAGAAGACAGTTCTGCAGGAAACTTGGGATTCCGCTGTGCAAAGTCTGCCAAGTAA
- the LOC124630176 gene encoding elongation of very long chain fatty acids protein AAEL008004 isoform X2: protein MALILQYISDMQYYMDKFGDPRTNPWFLMSSPFPTLLICLSYVYLVKVLGPRFMENRKPYELKNVLILYNFLQVIFSAWLFYESMMGGWLNHYSFRCQPVDYTDNPVAIRMVHACWWYYFSKFTEFFDTIFFVLRKKFDHVSTLHVIHHGVMPMSVWFGVKFTPGGHSTFFGLLNTFVHIIMYSYYMLAAMGPHMRKYLWWKKYLTTLQMVQFVGIMVHAFQLLFIDCDYPRAFVWWIGMHAVMFFFLFKDFYNQSYSKPKVRARSPQPETTEIKDITFKNGSLKNGFSNGHTNGTFARARTVLPAGN from the exons ATGGCGCTAATACTACAGTATATTAGCGATATGCAATATTATATGGACAAATTTGGTG atcctAGGACAAATCCATGGTTCCTGATGAGTTCACCGTTTCCTACATTATTAATATGTCTAAGCTATGTCTATCTAGTCAAG GTCCTAGGACCACGATTTATGGAGAATAGAAAACCATATGAACTTAAAAATGTTCTAATACTATATAACTTTTTACAAGTAATATTCAGTGCGTGGCTGTTTTAtgag AGTATGATGGGGGGCTGGCTGAATCATTACAGCTTTAGATGCCAACCTGTGGACTACACAGACAATCCCGTAGCTATTAGA ATGGTTCACGCATGCTGGTGGTACTATTTTTCAAAGTTCACAGAATTCTTTGATACG ATCTTCTTCGTGCTGAGAAAGAAGTTTGATCATGTATCAACATTACACGTAATCCACCATGGCGTGATGCCGATGTCTGTGTGGTTCGGCGTCAAGTTCACGCCCGGCGGTCATTCGACATTCTTCGGCTTGCTCAACACCTtcgtacatattattatgtactcgTACTATATGCTCGCAGCTATGGGCCCACACATGAGGAAGTACCTGTGGTGGAAGAAGTACCTTACTACTTTACAGATG GTCCAGTTCGTGGGTATCATGGTGCACGCCTTCCAACTGCTGTTCATCGACTGCGACTACCCGCGAGCGTTCGTCTGGTGGATCGGCATGCACGCCGTCATGTTCTTCTTCCTTTTCAAAGACTTCTACAACCAGTCCTACTCTAAGCCTAAG GTTCGCGCCAGGTCTCCCCAACCAGAGACGACAGAAATAAAAGACATCACGTTCAAAAACGGTTCGTTGAAGAACGGCTTCAGCAACGGGCACACGAACGGCACGTTCGCACGTGCGCGCACCGTGCTGCCGGCCGGCAACTGA
- the LOC124630176 gene encoding elongation of very long chain fatty acids protein AAEL008004 isoform X1 translates to MALILQYISDMQYYMDKFGDPRTNPWFLMSSPFPTLLICLSYVYLVKVLGPRFMENRKPYELKNVLILYNFLQVIFSAWLFYEIGAAGWFTGRYNFQCQPVDHSKHPQTMRMVHACWWYYFSKFTEFFDTIFFVLRKKFDHVSTLHVIHHGVMPMSVWFGVKFTPGGHSTFFGLLNTFVHIIMYSYYMLAAMGPHMRKYLWWKKYLTTLQMVQFVGIMVHAFQLLFIDCDYPRAFVWWIGMHAVMFFFLFKDFYNQSYSKPKVRARSPQPETTEIKDITFKNGSLKNGFSNGHTNGTFARARTVLPAGN, encoded by the exons ATGGCGCTAATACTACAGTATATTAGCGATATGCAATATTATATGGACAAATTTGGTG atcctAGGACAAATCCATGGTTCCTGATGAGTTCACCGTTTCCTACATTATTAATATGTCTAAGCTATGTCTATCTAGTCAAG GTCCTAGGACCACGATTTATGGAGAATAGAAAACCATATGAACTTAAAAATGTTCTAATACTATATAACTTTTTACAAGTAATATTCAGTGCGTGGCTGTTTTAtgag ATCGGAGCCGCAGGCTGGTTCACAGGCAGGTATAACTTTCAATGTCAGCCGGTCGACCACTCCAAACATCCACAAACAATGAGG ATGGTTCACGCATGCTGGTGGTACTATTTTTCAAAGTTCACAGAATTCTTTGATACG ATCTTCTTCGTGCTGAGAAAGAAGTTTGATCATGTATCAACATTACACGTAATCCACCATGGCGTGATGCCGATGTCTGTGTGGTTCGGCGTCAAGTTCACGCCCGGCGGTCATTCGACATTCTTCGGCTTGCTCAACACCTtcgtacatattattatgtactcgTACTATATGCTCGCAGCTATGGGCCCACACATGAGGAAGTACCTGTGGTGGAAGAAGTACCTTACTACTTTACAGATG GTCCAGTTCGTGGGTATCATGGTGCACGCCTTCCAACTGCTGTTCATCGACTGCGACTACCCGCGAGCGTTCGTCTGGTGGATCGGCATGCACGCCGTCATGTTCTTCTTCCTTTTCAAAGACTTCTACAACCAGTCCTACTCTAAGCCTAAG GTTCGCGCCAGGTCTCCCCAACCAGAGACGACAGAAATAAAAGACATCACGTTCAAAAACGGTTCGTTGAAGAACGGCTTCAGCAACGGGCACACGAACGGCACGTTCGCACGTGCGCGCACCGTGCTGCCGGCCGGCAACTGA